A genomic window from Algoriphagus sp. Y33 includes:
- the traJ gene encoding conjugative transposon protein TraJ, giving the protein MAKWSRAAIMAALGMVTPLMANAQTSGIRGLHGVLDQLYEEMMPLCSQLIGVAQGLAGFAATWYIASRVWRHITNAEPIDFYPLFRPFVIGFCIMVFPSVLAMVNGVMKPTVTATTAMVDNSDKAIKVLLDRKEQAVKSSKYWQMYEGDYGFGDREKWLKYTQGIDDNQAAPDEGFWESIGNDFAFAGAKLSYSFRNSVKQFMSEVLSLLFEAAALCINTLRTFQLIVLAILGPLVFGLAVFDGFQHTLTVWLARYINIYLWLPVANIFGAIIGKIQEKMLELDISQINDSGDTFFTSTDTGYLIFMIIGIIGYFTVPSVANYIVHAASGGALPHKVSSLFSGSMVKTVAMAGTGAAMAMKGAGMVSDSFGNSAGDMSQNMESRGTNAGYFKDGGGYMNDKLKGNS; this is encoded by the coding sequence ATGGCAAAGTGGAGCAGGGCCGCGATTATGGCGGCATTGGGGATGGTAACGCCATTAATGGCAAATGCCCAGACATCGGGCATAAGAGGGTTACATGGCGTATTGGACCAGTTGTATGAGGAGATGATGCCCCTTTGCAGCCAGTTGATCGGCGTAGCGCAGGGTTTGGCAGGGTTCGCTGCGACCTGGTACATCGCTTCGAGGGTATGGCGGCATATCACCAATGCGGAGCCGATAGATTTTTACCCGTTGTTCCGGCCCTTCGTTATCGGGTTCTGTATCATGGTGTTCCCATCGGTACTGGCCATGGTCAACGGCGTAATGAAGCCTACAGTTACCGCTACTACCGCGATGGTAGATAATTCCGACAAGGCCATTAAAGTACTGCTGGATAGAAAAGAACAGGCGGTCAAGAGCAGCAAATACTGGCAGATGTATGAAGGGGACTATGGGTTTGGCGACCGGGAAAAGTGGCTCAAATACACCCAGGGTATTGACGATAACCAAGCGGCGCCGGATGAGGGCTTCTGGGAATCAATAGGCAATGACTTCGCATTTGCGGGGGCTAAACTCTCCTATAGTTTCCGCAACTCGGTCAAACAATTCATGAGCGAAGTGTTGAGCCTGCTCTTTGAAGCGGCCGCACTTTGTATCAATACGCTGAGGACATTTCAATTGATCGTACTGGCTATACTCGGGCCACTGGTGTTTGGGCTGGCCGTATTTGACGGTTTTCAGCATACCCTGACGGTCTGGCTGGCCCGCTATATCAATATCTACCTCTGGCTGCCCGTGGCTAATATTTTCGGGGCCATCATCGGTAAGATACAGGAGAAAATGCTGGAGCTGGATATCAGCCAGATCAACGATAGCGGGGATACCTTTTTCACCTCCACGGATACGGGTTACCTCATCTTTATGATCATTGGCATCATCGGGTATTTTACCGTACCCAGCGTAGCGAATTACATCGTCCATGCGGCATCCGGTGGGGCATTACCGCATAAGGTCAGCAGCCTGTTCAGCGGCAGCATGGTCAAAACAGTGGCTATGGCGGGTACCGGTGCTGCAATGGCCATGAAGGGCGCGGGCATGGTGTCGGATTCTTTTGGCAACTCCGCAGGCGACATGTCGCAGAACATGGAATCAAGGGGGACCAATGCGGGCTATTTCAAAGATGGCGGCGGGTATATGAACGATAAACTCAAAGGCAATTCTTAA
- a CDS encoding TerB family tellurite resistance protein has translation MKKILIAILVVAGISGTRQASAQADEAAQLLLNVEKLAQLKQILTDLEKGYRIVNTGYTTIKNISEGNFNIHKTFLDGLMQVSPAVRDYYKVASIIEYQLALVREYKNAHRRFQQSGYFNPAELDYMGKVYGNLFRSSLRNLDELAIIVTAGKLRMSDDERMEAIDGIYADMEDKLHFLRYFNNGSTALAIQRAKEKNDADRLRNLYGINK, from the coding sequence ATGAAGAAGATTTTGATAGCCATACTGGTAGTAGCGGGAATAAGCGGGACACGACAGGCATCAGCCCAGGCGGATGAAGCTGCGCAGTTGTTACTCAACGTTGAAAAACTGGCACAGCTCAAACAGATACTTACCGACCTGGAAAAAGGCTACAGGATAGTCAACACCGGCTATACTACGATCAAGAATATCTCGGAGGGGAATTTCAACATCCACAAAACATTCCTGGACGGGTTGATGCAGGTAAGCCCGGCTGTAAGGGACTATTACAAAGTCGCCAGCATCATAGAATACCAGTTGGCGCTGGTCAGGGAATATAAAAACGCTCACCGCAGGTTTCAGCAATCGGGCTATTTCAATCCCGCTGAACTGGACTATATGGGCAAAGTGTATGGCAACCTGTTCCGGTCCAGTTTACGGAACCTGGACGAACTGGCCATCATCGTTACCGCGGGCAAGCTCCGTATGTCCGATGATGAAAGGATGGAAGCCATCGACGGCATCTACGCCGACATGGAAGACAAGCTGCATTTTTTAAGGTATTTCAATAACGGGTCAACCGCGCTGGCCATTCAAAGGGCCAAAGAAAAAAACGATGCGGACAGGCTCAGGAACTTATATGGTATAAACAAATAA
- a CDS encoding conjugal transfer protein TraI — MNKLVRTTILTVMCIVFTLPPQRSEAAVPLAILEVIKAGVKKVIVAIDLKIQRQQNKVIWMQNAQKVLENTMSKLKLDEISEWTEKQRELYKGYFEELQKVKLAITYYQRVREISQKQSRLLSEYQAVWRIIQQDGHFSPEEKQYMGIVYSGILGETAKSIDHIMLVVQSFTVQMSDAKRLEIINEAADRVDRNYSDLVSFNRENALLSIQRGRTENEVELSRRLYGIR; from the coding sequence ATGAACAAACTGGTAAGAACAACCATACTGACGGTGATGTGCATCGTCTTCACGCTTCCCCCTCAAAGGTCGGAAGCGGCGGTGCCCTTAGCCATACTGGAGGTCATTAAGGCCGGGGTGAAAAAAGTCATCGTAGCCATAGACCTGAAGATACAGCGGCAGCAGAACAAGGTCATCTGGATGCAGAACGCGCAAAAGGTGCTGGAAAATACCATGTCCAAACTGAAGCTGGATGAGATCAGCGAATGGACCGAAAAGCAAAGGGAGCTGTACAAGGGGTATTTTGAAGAATTGCAGAAAGTTAAACTGGCCATTACCTACTACCAGCGGGTACGGGAGATCAGCCAGAAACAAAGCAGGCTGCTCAGTGAATACCAGGCGGTGTGGCGCATCATTCAACAGGACGGACATTTTTCCCCGGAAGAAAAACAGTATATGGGAATAGTCTACTCCGGCATCCTTGGTGAAACCGCCAAAAGCATAGACCATATCATGCTGGTAGTACAATCCTTCACGGTACAGATGAGTGATGCAAAAAGGCTGGAAATCATCAACGAGGCGGCGGACCGGGTGGACCGCAATTACAGCGACCTGGTATCCTTTAACAGGGAGAACGCCCTGCTCAGCATACAAAGGGGCAGGACGGAAAATGAAGTGGAACTGTCCCGGCGGCTTTATGGCATCAGGTGA
- a CDS encoding TraG family conjugative transposon ATPase yields the protein MEKKMEEILPVMAVEHDCILSRQGDVTVVYKAELPELFTLSDREYEAFHQAWAKAVKVLPKHSVFHKQDWFIDSSYRPDFSGTGTSFLSRSSERFFNERPFLDHSCYIFLTKKPGGRKTGSSLFSNLLRSSIVPGQVLNPAKVQDFLDACGQFRRILEDSGFARLERLGDEALLSHKDRAGIIEKYCGLSASGSDRFLRDISFGDPIRVGDKYCRMFTLGDAGDLPALCGSRINYDKYSTDKTKFSVGFASTLGQLLPCNHIYNQYIFIGDAQQTMQQLESKRLRLQSLSAYSRENLIARDATNDFLNEAISEQRLPVKAHFNVLAWTEDKEGLKEIKNMVSSALAQMDAVAKEETVGAAQVFWAGIPGNAADFPMNDSFDTFVEQASCFLNLETGYRSSLSPTGIRLGDRLTGKPVHVDISDEPVKKGICTNRNKFILGPSGSGKSFFTNHMVRSYYEQGTHVVLVDVGHSYKGLCDMVNGYYFTYDEQSPIRFNPFYIGEGDRLDTEKKESIKTLLLALWKKDNETFNRSEYVALSNALQLYYEKLGNDGSVFPCFNSFYEFLKEDFVPVLAGDKVKEKDFDVSNFLYVLRPYYKGGEFDYLLNATENLELLKERFIVFELDNIKDHPILFPVVTIIIMEVFISKMRKLKGVRKMILIEEAWKAIAKEGMAEYIKYLFKTVRKFFGEAIVVTQEVEDIISSPVVKQAIINNSDCKILLDQSKYQNKFDQVQELLGLTDKEKALVLSVNKANDPAKKYKEVFISLGGMLSKVYRVEVSPEEYLAYTTEESEKVKVTDYAKRYGSISKGIAALAADMNNQ from the coding sequence ATGGAAAAGAAGATGGAGGAAATATTACCCGTGATGGCAGTGGAACACGACTGCATCCTGTCCCGGCAGGGAGATGTAACCGTAGTGTATAAAGCGGAGCTGCCGGAGTTGTTCACGCTCAGCGACAGGGAGTACGAAGCCTTTCACCAGGCCTGGGCCAAAGCGGTTAAAGTATTGCCGAAGCACAGTGTCTTTCATAAACAAGACTGGTTCATAGACAGCAGTTACCGGCCTGACTTTTCCGGCACAGGTACCAGCTTCCTGTCCCGGAGCAGCGAACGTTTCTTTAATGAACGCCCCTTCCTGGACCATAGCTGTTATATCTTCCTGACCAAGAAGCCGGGGGGCAGAAAAACGGGCAGCAGCCTGTTCTCCAACCTGCTCCGCAGCAGTATCGTGCCCGGCCAGGTATTGAACCCGGCCAAGGTGCAGGATTTCTTAGATGCCTGCGGGCAGTTCCGCCGCATTCTTGAGGACAGCGGCTTTGCCCGGCTGGAACGTTTGGGCGATGAAGCACTTTTGAGCCATAAGGACAGGGCGGGGATCATAGAAAAATATTGCGGCCTCTCAGCTTCCGGTTCCGACAGGTTTCTCCGGGACATCAGCTTCGGGGATCCCATCCGGGTGGGCGACAAATACTGCCGGATGTTCACGCTGGGCGATGCCGGGGATTTACCCGCACTCTGCGGCAGCCGCATCAATTATGATAAATACAGTACCGACAAAACCAAGTTCAGCGTAGGCTTCGCCTCCACGCTGGGGCAACTGCTCCCCTGTAACCATATCTATAACCAGTATATCTTCATCGGGGATGCGCAGCAAACCATGCAGCAACTGGAAAGTAAAAGGCTCAGGCTGCAATCCTTATCAGCCTACAGCAGGGAAAACCTCATCGCCAGGGATGCCACCAATGATTTTCTGAATGAAGCCATCAGCGAGCAGCGGCTACCGGTAAAGGCGCATTTTAACGTGCTGGCATGGACGGAAGACAAAGAGGGGCTCAAGGAAATAAAAAACATGGTCAGCTCGGCATTGGCGCAGATGGATGCGGTGGCCAAAGAAGAAACGGTCGGCGCCGCGCAGGTATTCTGGGCGGGCATCCCGGGCAATGCCGCCGACTTCCCCATGAACGACAGTTTTGACACCTTCGTGGAGCAGGCTTCCTGTTTCCTGAACCTGGAAACCGGCTACCGTTCTTCGTTAAGCCCAACAGGTATCAGGCTGGGTGACAGGCTGACGGGCAAACCCGTCCATGTGGACATTTCCGATGAACCCGTCAAAAAAGGTATCTGTACCAACCGGAACAAATTCATACTCGGGCCTTCGGGCAGCGGCAAATCCTTTTTCACCAACCATATGGTCCGCTCCTATTACGAGCAAGGGACTCACGTGGTACTGGTGGATGTCGGACATAGCTATAAGGGGCTCTGCGATATGGTGAACGGGTATTACTTCACTTATGATGAGCAAAGCCCCATCCGGTTCAACCCCTTTTACATCGGTGAAGGCGACAGGCTGGACACGGAGAAAAAAGAAAGCATCAAAACCCTGCTATTGGCGCTCTGGAAAAAAGACAATGAAACTTTTAACCGGAGTGAATACGTGGCCCTGTCCAACGCCCTGCAACTGTACTATGAAAAGCTGGGCAATGACGGATCGGTATTCCCCTGTTTCAACAGTTTCTATGAATTCCTGAAAGAAGATTTCGTACCGGTGCTGGCCGGGGATAAGGTCAAGGAAAAAGATTTTGACGTGAGCAACTTCCTCTACGTCCTGCGCCCTTACTATAAAGGTGGTGAGTTTGACTACCTGCTCAACGCCACTGAAAACCTGGAACTGCTCAAAGAAAGGTTCATTGTTTTTGAGCTGGACAATATCAAGGACCATCCCATTCTCTTCCCGGTAGTGACCATCATTATCATGGAAGTATTCATCAGCAAGATGCGCAAGCTTAAAGGCGTGCGCAAAATGATCCTGATAGAAGAAGCCTGGAAAGCCATAGCCAAAGAAGGCATGGCGGAATACATCAAATACCTGTTCAAGACCGTGCGGAAATTCTTCGGTGAAGCCATAGTGGTGACCCAGGAAGTGGAGGATATCATTTCCTCCCCCGTGGTGAAACAAGCCATCATCAATAACAGCGACTGCAAGATCCTGCTTGATCAAAGTAAGTACCAGAACAAATTCGACCAGGTACAGGAGCTTTTGGGGCTGACCGATAAAGAAAAGGCACTGGTGCTTTCCGTCAACAAAGCCAATGACCCGGCAAAAAAGTACAAAGAAGTATTTATCAGCCTTGGTGGGATGCTCTCGAAGGTTTACCGGGTAGAAGTGTCACCAGAAGAATACCTGGCCTATACCACGGAGGAAAGTGAAAAAGTAAAAGTGACGGACTATGCCAAAAGGTATGGCTCTATCAGCAAAGGGATAGCCGCGCTGGCGGCGGATATGAACAACCAATAA
- a CDS encoding DUF4133 domain-containing protein produces MAVSIYKINKGINKSIEFKGLKAQYIWYLGAGVIALLILFAVMYIAGLNQFICLGITLLLGTATVLKTYSMSRKYGEHGMMKAVAKRSVPKAVRVYSRKVFMKQ; encoded by the coding sequence ATGGCAGTCAGTATATATAAAATCAACAAGGGGATCAACAAGAGTATCGAGTTCAAGGGCCTGAAGGCACAGTATATCTGGTACCTCGGCGCGGGGGTAATCGCCCTGCTCATCCTGTTCGCGGTGATGTATATAGCCGGGTTGAACCAGTTTATCTGCTTAGGCATCACCCTGCTACTGGGTACGGCAACCGTTCTTAAAACCTACAGTATGAGCCGCAAATACGGGGAACACGGCATGATGAAGGCGGTAGCGAAAAGAAGCGTGCCCAAAGCGGTGCGGGTATACAGCAGGAAAGTATTTATGAAGCAATAG
- a CDS encoding helicase-related protein, with translation MGYNALHKLNGNIAAIRIALGHQPGEKLNEADKTLLSAYAGFGGIKAILYPECSKEEWIAIGATEADLRLHSPMMELHRLLREHFSEQEYRKVIASLKESVLSAFYTPPVIPKTLYNTLKENGIHPQRIYEPSAGAGIFITEAVKTFPELQQVTAVEKDILTGKVLQALNSGSEVPVNVHICGLEQTPASENGNYDLVVSNIPFGNFSVYDPGYPDKAISGKIHNYFFAKGLDKLGEGGIMAYITTSAFLNSPSNKEAREYLFGNSDFISLHVLPDNLMSDTGGTEAPSHLLVVQKNTSKQSLSSNERFLLETQERSNEYGRYTINSLVALREHDFITGNVVRPGTNQYGQATQVVRQEGDINETGIPIANELSIRLQHDLNREAFQNLYIGLALEARNEHKKLTLLPVPPSRPTHTRVQLGLFDAAPAENTGRAMAYISEADERKVQPQSIRLISTISTTARPEHESIVLITAQENGSGKYAYQLHSNLKEITCPPVWLDAQGLKKELADIAHALQQFGYDYIYRGDESLKAAFGLAQLEQYPLKGLGSFHKDNMLMVRHGKVGLLSEMDEENRTGTFTELPRQEDIDFYRRYTEIRDCYLRLTTGESGDEASERAKLNELYDRFVSVYGLFNQPNNSLRITEDGAYGFSMLASLERREGERFVKADVLQQSLAQSTETFTTDNPVEALARCLNDKGVVDLPYMQRMTGQEEFELLSGLEHHIYLNPVSNSWETTDQFLSGNVVEKLEAASKITRQQPDNPYFIKSVAALEHAQPERIPFELLDFNLGERWIPTEHYSSYLKEVFELDNSVAYFPSIDSFKVDFEGGNPKTYEEYAIRPKSGRNMYAATLVEHALENTAPYFTYEVEIGDKKIRRPDNEATQLAHQKIESLRKGFVDWLRELPAEEKNKLEQLYNDTFNCYRLREFDGGHLSFPGLDKKALGISDLYSSQKNSAWRIIQNRGGLIDHEVGLGKTLTMVVASREMKRLGIAHKPMILALKANVNQIAETYRKAYPKARVLSPGENDFTPAKRLRLFHEIKNNNWDCIILTHDQFGKIPQSKDIQREIFQNELDNVERDLDTLRGLGHNISKKMLKGLEIRKKNLENSLRAIEQKIADKKDEGIDFRQMGVDHLFIDESHKFKNLGFTTRHNRVAGLGNTEGSQKALNLLFAVRTLQDRFDSDLCATFLSGTPISNSLTELYLIFKYLRPKEMERQRIENFDGWAAVFAKKTTDFEFSITNEIIAKERFRHFIKVPELALFYNEITDYKTAAHIQLDKPAIDEELVNIPPTPDQADFIRKLMEFAKTGDGTLLGRAPLSDSEDKAKMLIATNYAKKMAVDMRLVDENYADHPGSKVNVCARNVAKIYFESSPHKGTQLVFSDIGTPNGKGFNVYDALKTKLTRDYGIPAHEISFIHDWSDKRKPELYGKMNKGQVRILLGSTEKAGTGLNVQERMLAMHHLDIPWKPSELDQRNGRGARQGNRVAKEQYGNKVKNFIYAVEQSLDNYKFNLLKNKQLFISQMKNNELNVRSIDEGAIDEKSGMNFSEYIAILSGDTSLLEKSKLDKKIAVLESLKHAHVKETTRSKYDLDNLETERGNAERTLAILREDKQAYTSVLRFEKDGSKANPIQLDGITGNDPETIGKQLIKLYLHWKPVTEDGAGMKKIGSLYGFELFIKANHESLLDEGSLNTRRYNTFYAERPGSAIKYTYNQGHVNVDNPKLAARYFINAIDRVGTLTAQYEKKIKEMEQDIGMMQRIVAKPFGQEEELKNARAEAERLEREITLDIQKRQMAEHPELFTDGEATKEVKDMTPVNGKAVITAEGPGSRELTYSPVVTADTRKVVINGVNNGAQETNGAHVPRQRKKGIGI, from the coding sequence ATGGGATACAATGCATTACATAAACTGAATGGCAACATAGCGGCCATACGCATCGCCCTTGGGCATCAGCCGGGCGAAAAGCTGAATGAAGCCGATAAGACTTTGCTCAGCGCCTATGCGGGATTTGGCGGCATCAAAGCCATACTGTACCCGGAATGCAGCAAGGAGGAATGGATAGCCATCGGGGCTACCGAAGCCGATTTGCGTCTGCATTCCCCCATGATGGAGCTGCACCGCCTGTTGCGGGAACATTTTTCAGAACAGGAATATAGAAAAGTAATAGCCTCCCTGAAGGAAAGTGTACTATCCGCTTTTTATACGCCCCCCGTCATTCCGAAAACCCTGTACAATACCCTGAAAGAAAACGGCATCCATCCCCAGAGGATCTACGAACCGTCCGCAGGTGCGGGTATATTCATTACCGAAGCCGTAAAAACATTCCCGGAGCTGCAACAGGTAACCGCCGTAGAAAAAGATATTCTAACAGGTAAGGTACTTCAGGCCTTGAACAGCGGAAGCGAGGTGCCGGTTAACGTACATATCTGCGGGCTGGAACAGACACCTGCATCCGAAAACGGCAACTATGACCTGGTAGTCAGTAATATCCCCTTTGGTAATTTTTCTGTCTATGACCCGGGTTACCCGGACAAAGCCATTTCAGGCAAGATCCATAATTATTTTTTCGCCAAAGGGCTGGACAAACTCGGTGAAGGCGGTATTATGGCCTATATCACCACCAGCGCGTTCCTGAACAGCCCGTCCAACAAAGAAGCCAGGGAATACCTGTTCGGTAATTCCGATTTCATCAGCCTGCATGTTTTACCGGACAACCTGATGAGTGATACGGGCGGAACGGAAGCCCCCAGCCATTTGCTGGTCGTTCAGAAAAACACGTCCAAACAATCCTTATCCTCCAATGAGCGTTTCCTGCTGGAGACACAGGAAAGGAGCAACGAATACGGACGTTATACCATCAACAGCCTGGTAGCCCTTCGGGAACATGATTTTATCACAGGCAATGTAGTAAGGCCGGGCACCAACCAATACGGGCAAGCTACCCAGGTAGTCAGGCAGGAAGGGGATATCAACGAAACAGGCATACCCATCGCCAACGAGCTGTCCATCCGGCTACAGCATGATCTTAACCGGGAAGCTTTTCAAAACCTGTATATCGGCCTGGCTTTAGAAGCCCGTAATGAACATAAAAAACTGACCTTGCTGCCTGTGCCGCCATCCCGTCCCACCCATACCAGGGTACAACTGGGTTTGTTTGATGCCGCCCCGGCTGAAAACACGGGAAGGGCGATGGCTTATATCAGCGAAGCTGATGAGCGGAAAGTGCAGCCGCAATCCATCAGGCTCATCAGTACCATTTCCACTACAGCAAGGCCGGAACATGAAAGTATCGTATTGATCACCGCCCAGGAAAACGGTTCGGGAAAGTATGCATATCAACTGCATTCCAATCTCAAAGAGATCACCTGTCCCCCTGTATGGCTGGATGCACAAGGGTTGAAAAAGGAACTGGCGGATATAGCCCATGCGCTGCAACAGTTCGGCTATGACTATATCTACCGGGGGGACGAAAGCCTGAAAGCGGCCTTCGGGCTGGCGCAATTGGAACAGTATCCCTTAAAGGGTCTGGGTAGTTTCCATAAGGACAATATGCTGATGGTACGGCATGGCAAAGTGGGTTTGCTATCCGAAATGGACGAAGAAAACCGCACCGGTACTTTTACAGAACTTCCCCGCCAGGAGGATATAGATTTTTACAGGCGGTACACGGAAATAAGGGACTGCTATCTGAGGTTGACTACGGGAGAAAGCGGGGATGAAGCATCTGAGCGGGCAAAGCTCAATGAGTTGTATGACAGGTTTGTATCGGTATATGGCCTCTTTAACCAACCCAATAACAGCCTGCGCATTACCGAAGACGGCGCCTATGGGTTTTCCATGCTCGCCTCCCTGGAACGAAGAGAGGGGGAGCGGTTCGTGAAGGCTGATGTGCTGCAGCAATCATTAGCACAAAGCACTGAAACCTTTACCACGGATAATCCAGTGGAAGCCCTGGCACGCTGCCTCAATGACAAAGGCGTGGTGGACCTTCCTTATATGCAGCGTATGACGGGGCAGGAAGAATTTGAATTGCTCTCCGGGCTGGAACACCATATTTACCTGAACCCTGTCAGCAACAGCTGGGAGACCACCGACCAGTTTTTAAGCGGCAACGTAGTGGAAAAACTGGAAGCGGCCAGTAAGATCACACGGCAACAGCCGGACAACCCTTATTTCATCAAAAGCGTAGCCGCGTTGGAACATGCGCAGCCGGAGCGTATCCCTTTTGAACTGCTGGATTTCAACCTTGGGGAAAGATGGATACCTACTGAGCATTACAGCAGCTATCTGAAAGAAGTCTTTGAACTGGATAACAGTGTCGCCTATTTCCCCTCTATAGACAGCTTCAAAGTCGATTTTGAAGGCGGCAACCCCAAGACCTATGAAGAATACGCCATCAGGCCCAAAAGCGGCAGGAATATGTATGCCGCTACACTGGTGGAACATGCCCTGGAAAACACCGCCCCGTATTTCACCTATGAAGTGGAGATCGGTGACAAAAAGATCCGCCGCCCGGACAATGAGGCTACCCAACTGGCGCACCAGAAAATAGAAAGCCTCCGCAAGGGGTTCGTGGATTGGCTCCGGGAATTGCCCGCGGAAGAAAAAAACAAATTAGAGCAGCTGTACAATGATACCTTCAACTGCTACCGCCTCCGGGAATTTGACGGCGGCCATTTAAGTTTCCCGGGGCTGGACAAAAAAGCCCTGGGTATCTCAGACCTGTACAGTTCCCAGAAAAACTCCGCCTGGCGCATCATACAGAACAGGGGCGGCCTTATTGACCATGAAGTCGGTCTGGGTAAAACCCTGACCATGGTAGTAGCCTCCCGTGAAATGAAAAGGCTGGGCATAGCCCACAAACCCATGATACTGGCGCTTAAAGCCAATGTCAACCAGATAGCGGAGACCTACCGAAAAGCCTACCCAAAAGCCAGGGTACTTTCACCCGGGGAAAATGATTTCACACCTGCCAAAAGGCTCCGGTTATTCCACGAGATCAAAAACAACAACTGGGACTGCATCATCCTGACCCATGACCAGTTCGGTAAGATCCCGCAGTCAAAAGATATACAAAGAGAGATCTTTCAAAATGAACTGGATAATGTAGAGCGCGACCTGGATACGCTGCGGGGCCTGGGTCATAACATCTCCAAAAAAATGCTCAAAGGGCTGGAGATACGCAAGAAGAACCTGGAGAACAGTTTACGCGCCATAGAACAAAAGATAGCGGATAAAAAAGATGAAGGGATAGATTTCCGGCAGATGGGTGTGGACCACCTTTTTATTGATGAAAGCCATAAGTTCAAGAACCTGGGCTTTACCACCAGGCACAACCGTGTAGCGGGGCTGGGCAATACCGAAGGCAGCCAGAAAGCACTGAACCTGCTTTTCGCTGTCCGCACCCTACAGGACCGGTTTGATTCAGACCTTTGCGCCACCTTCTTGTCCGGCACCCCTATTTCCAATTCCCTGACCGAACTCTACCTCATCTTCAAATACCTGAGGCCGAAAGAAATGGAGCGGCAGCGTATTGAGAATTTTGACGGCTGGGCGGCTGTGTTCGCAAAGAAGACGACTGATTTTGAATTTTCCATCACCAATGAGATCATCGCCAAAGAGCGGTTCCGCCACTTTATCAAAGTGCCTGAGCTGGCTCTTTTCTATAACGAGATCACTGACTATAAAACCGCCGCCCATATACAATTAGACAAACCGGCCATTGATGAAGAACTGGTCAATATCCCACCTACCCCTGACCAGGCCGACTTTATCCGTAAACTGATGGAGTTCGCCAAAACAGGTGACGGCACTTTATTGGGCAGGGCCCCGCTGTCAGATTCAGAAGACAAGGCGAAAATGCTTATCGCCACCAATTACGCTAAAAAGATGGCGGTGGATATGCGGTTAGTGGATGAAAACTACGCTGACCATCCCGGAAGTAAAGTGAATGTCTGCGCCCGGAACGTGGCTAAGATCTATTTTGAAAGCAGCCCGCATAAAGGAACACAACTGGTTTTCTCGGATATCGGTACACCTAACGGTAAGGGTTTTAATGTCTATGACGCATTAAAAACCAAACTAACCCGGGATTATGGTATCCCGGCCCACGAGATCAGCTTTATCCATGACTGGAGCGATAAGCGTAAACCGGAACTCTACGGGAAAATGAATAAAGGCCAGGTGCGTATCCTGCTCGGCAGTACCGAAAAGGCGGGGACGGGGCTGAATGTACAGGAGCGCATGTTAGCCATGCACCACCTCGATATACCCTGGAAACCATCTGAACTCGACCAGCGCAACGGGCGGGGCGCCAGGCAGGGCAACAGGGTCGCCAAAGAACAGTACGGGAATAAGGTGAAGAACTTTATCTACGCCGTGGAGCAGTCATTGGACAATTACAAGTTCAACCTGCTGAAAAACAAACAGCTCTTTATCTCCCAGATGAAGAACAACGAGCTGAATGTCCGCAGTATTGACGAAGGGGCGATTGATGAAAAGAGCGGGATGAATTTTTCCGAATACATCGCCATCCTTTCCGGGGATACCAGCTTGCTGGAAAAATCCAAGCTGGACAAAAAGATAGCCGTGCTGGAAAGCCTGAAACACGCGCATGTGAAAGAAACCACCCGCAGTAAATACGACCTGGACAACCTGGAAACGGAACGGGGCAACGCAGAACGAACTCTGGCTATACTCCGGGAAGACAAGCAGGCATATACTTCCGTACTGCGCTTTGAAAAAGACGGCAGCAAGGCCAACCCCATCCAACTGGATGGAATAACAGGCAATGACCCGGAAACGATAGGCAAACAACTGATCAAACTGTACCTGCACTGGAAACCCGTCACGGAAGACGGGGCCGGCATGAAGAAAATAGGGTCCCTGTATGGATTTGAACTCTTTATCAAAGCCAACCATGAAAGCCTCCTGGATGAAGGTTCCCTCAACACCCGCCGGTACAATACCTTTTATGCGGAACGTCCGGGATCCGCTATCAAATACACCTATAACCAGGGGCATGTAAACGTGGACAATCCCAAACTGGCTGCCAGGTACTTTATTAATGCCATAGACCGTGTGGGGACATTGACGGCCCAGTATGAAAAAAAGATCAAAGAAATGGAACAGGACATAGGCATGATGCAACGCATCGTAGCCAAACCATTTGGACAGGAAGAGGAATTGAAAAACGCGAGGGCCGAAGCGGAAAGGCTGGAAAGGGAAATAACCCTTGACATCCAGAAAAGGCAGATGGCGGAGCACCCTGAACTGTTCACGGATGGAGAAGCCACAAAGGAAGTAAAAGATATGACCCCAGTGAATGGCAAGGCCGTCATCACGGCGGAAGGGCCGGGTAGCCGGGAGCTAACCTACAGCCCGGTAGTTACAGCGGATACCAGAAAGGTGGTTATCAACGGGGTCAACAACGGGGCGCAGGAAACAAACGGGGCCCATGTCCCTCGCCAGCGCAAAAAAGGCATAGGGATATAA